In Shewanella sp. VB17, a single genomic region encodes these proteins:
- a CDS encoding 2OG-Fe(II) oxygenase has product MDFESQNNTHIFELIVDDIVGKGYSIHENALPINLVTELSEAARLLAGTHFKAAGVGRDAGLVVNHQIRSDNICWIADDCNYGIAWFKWVEALKLHLNRRLFLGLGEVESHFAHYRQGDFYQKHKDAFHGQANRVLSMVTYLNPDWREVDGGELLIYSDDSDHILTKVTPSWGTIVLFLSEEFPHEVLPAKCDRYSIATWFRQTNIS; this is encoded by the coding sequence ATGGATTTTGAATCCCAAAATAATACTCACATTTTTGAATTGATTGTCGATGACATCGTTGGCAAAGGTTACAGTATTCATGAGAATGCCTTACCGATTAACTTAGTGACGGAGTTAAGTGAGGCTGCTCGTTTACTGGCTGGTACCCATTTTAAAGCCGCTGGCGTGGGTCGAGATGCGGGCTTGGTTGTTAATCATCAGATCCGCTCCGACAATATTTGCTGGATCGCCGATGATTGTAACTATGGTATCGCTTGGTTTAAGTGGGTGGAGGCACTAAAACTGCATTTGAATCGACGTCTTTTTTTAGGCTTGGGTGAAGTTGAGAGCCACTTTGCGCATTATCGACAAGGGGATTTTTATCAAAAGCATAAAGATGCGTTTCACGGACAGGCTAATCGTGTGTTATCTATGGTGACCTATCTTAATCCAGATTGGCGTGAGGTGGATGGAGGGGAACTACTTATCTACAGCGATGATTCGGATCATATACTGACGAAGGTTACCCCAAGTTGGGGTACCATCGTTCTTTTTTTGAGTGAAGAGTTTCCCCATGAAGTCTTGCCTGCTAAATGCGATCGCTATTCCATTGCGACCTGGTTTAGACAAACTAACATCAGTTGA
- a CDS encoding alanine--glyoxylate aminotransferase family protein, which translates to MLVAPYVDAFNPPRRILMGPGPSDVYPEVLAAQARPTIGHLDPQFIGMMDELKSLIQYAFQTTNEMTLAVSAPGSAGMETCFVNLVEAGEKVIVCRNGVFGERMRQNVERVGGIAVVVDNEWGEPVSVADVEAALIAHPDTKFLAFVHAETSTGALSDAKRLCALAKQHQCLSIVDAVTSVGGVELKVDEWGIDAIYAGSQKCLSCVPGLSPVSFSPAAVDKIKARTTPVQSWFLDQTLVMGYWSGNLATGGKRSYHHTAPVNALYALHESLRLLANEGLESSWQRHDDMHQVLRQGLEGLGLKFVVDEASRLPQLNTVYIPEGVDDAAVRAQLLEIYNLEIGAGLGVLAGKAWRIGLMGFSARRENVALCLRALEDVLK; encoded by the coding sequence ATGCTAGTAGCACCCTATGTTGACGCGTTTAATCCCCCCCGTAGGATCTTAATGGGCCCAGGCCCTTCTGATGTTTATCCTGAAGTACTAGCCGCGCAGGCGCGTCCAACGATTGGCCACCTTGACCCCCAATTTATAGGCATGATGGATGAGCTGAAATCACTTATTCAGTATGCCTTTCAGACCACTAATGAGATGACTTTAGCCGTTTCTGCGCCAGGCTCTGCCGGCATGGAGACGTGTTTTGTCAACTTAGTTGAGGCTGGCGAAAAGGTGATTGTTTGCCGCAATGGTGTCTTTGGTGAGCGTATGCGTCAAAATGTCGAGCGCGTCGGTGGCATTGCTGTTGTGGTCGATAATGAATGGGGAGAGCCTGTCAGTGTTGCTGATGTTGAAGCCGCACTTATCGCGCATCCTGATACTAAGTTTTTGGCTTTTGTCCATGCTGAAACCTCTACCGGGGCGCTGTCAGATGCTAAACGTTTATGTGCCCTTGCCAAACAGCATCAATGCTTGTCGATTGTTGATGCGGTGACATCAGTTGGCGGTGTTGAACTAAAGGTCGATGAGTGGGGCATAGATGCCATTTATGCAGGCAGTCAAAAGTGTTTGTCTTGTGTACCGGGTCTGTCGCCTGTGTCGTTTTCTCCCGCCGCGGTTGATAAAATTAAAGCCCGCACAACGCCTGTTCAAAGCTGGTTCTTAGATCAAACCTTAGTGATGGGGTATTGGAGTGGTAACTTAGCCACAGGTGGCAAGCGTAGTTACCATCATACAGCACCAGTCAATGCACTTTACGCACTGCATGAGTCCTTGCGTTTATTGGCTAATGAAGGCTTAGAGTCCTCTTGGCAGCGCCATGATGATATGCATCAAGTATTGCGCCAAGGTTTAGAAGGCTTAGGGCTTAAATTTGTGGTTGATGAAGCCTCGCGTCTGCCTCAGCTCAATACCGTTTATATTCCAGAAGGTGTCGATGATGCAGCCGTGCGTGCCCAGCTTTTAGAGATTTATAATTTGGAAATTGGCGCCGGACTTGGTGTGCTTGCTGGCAAGGCATGGCGTATTGGTCTCATGGGCTTTAGTGCTCGACGTGAAAATGTCGCCTTGTGCCTTAGAGCCTTAGAAGATGTATTAAAGTAG
- the ilvA gene encoding threonine ammonia-lyase, biosynthetic, with protein MTELASNSNMDLAHYYLQKTLLSSVYDVAKVTPLSSLNKLSARLGCQIFLKREDMQPVHSFKLRGAYNKISELTADECQCGVVCASAGNHAQGVAMSAAALGISAVIVMPETTPEIKVDAVRRLGGEVVLHGQAFDQANVHAQELASTQGRVYVAPFDDEAVIAGQGTVAQEMLQQQRDLEVVFVPVGGGGLIAGMAAFYKAVMPQVKIIGVEPEDSACLKAALEADERVILAQVGLFADGVAVKQIGAEPFKVARQYVDGVITVNSDEICAAVKDIFEDTRAIAEPAGALALAGLKKYMGTQGKGEKVAAILSGANVNFHSLRYVSERCELGEQKEAILAVKVPERPGIFLRFCELLEKRVMTEFNYRFSSRDKAVVFAGIRLSQGQAELDEIIARLESDGFEVQDLSHDETAKLHVRYMVGGHPPEKLEERLFSFEFPEHPGALFKFLTTLQSKWNISLFHYRNHGAAYGRVLAGFEVPESDDVAFQQFLTELGFVYQEETQSPAYKLFLGHQD; from the coding sequence ATGACTGAGTTAGCCTCAAACTCAAACATGGATTTAGCGCATTATTATTTGCAGAAAACCTTGTTATCTTCTGTCTATGATGTGGCAAAAGTGACGCCACTGTCGAGCTTGAATAAGCTTTCTGCTCGTCTTGGATGCCAGATTTTTCTTAAGCGTGAAGATATGCAGCCTGTGCATTCATTTAAGCTGCGTGGCGCCTATAACAAAATATCTGAATTGACGGCTGATGAGTGTCAATGTGGTGTGGTGTGCGCTTCAGCGGGAAACCATGCTCAAGGTGTGGCGATGTCGGCAGCGGCTCTGGGAATTAGTGCAGTTATTGTGATGCCAGAGACAACCCCAGAGATTAAAGTCGATGCGGTTCGTCGCCTAGGGGGTGAAGTGGTACTGCATGGGCAAGCGTTCGATCAGGCCAATGTGCATGCCCAAGAGCTTGCTAGCACACAAGGGCGCGTGTATGTCGCCCCTTTTGATGATGAAGCTGTGATTGCCGGTCAAGGCACGGTTGCACAAGAGATGTTGCAGCAACAGCGCGATCTTGAAGTGGTGTTTGTGCCTGTGGGTGGCGGTGGATTGATAGCTGGCATGGCCGCATTTTATAAAGCGGTGATGCCGCAAGTCAAAATTATCGGTGTTGAACCAGAAGATTCAGCGTGTTTAAAGGCGGCCCTTGAGGCTGATGAGCGGGTGATATTAGCGCAAGTCGGCTTGTTTGCCGATGGTGTTGCCGTTAAGCAGATTGGCGCGGAGCCATTTAAAGTGGCACGTCAATATGTGGATGGTGTGATCACGGTAAACTCTGATGAGATCTGTGCTGCGGTGAAAGATATCTTCGAAGACACTCGCGCGATTGCCGAGCCTGCTGGAGCATTAGCGCTTGCAGGGCTTAAGAAGTATATGGGCACTCAGGGCAAAGGCGAAAAAGTCGCCGCTATTTTAAGTGGTGCTAATGTGAATTTTCATAGCTTGCGTTATGTTTCTGAGCGCTGTGAACTTGGTGAGCAGAAAGAGGCGATTCTGGCGGTTAAAGTACCGGAAAGGCCTGGTATCTTCCTGCGTTTTTGTGAGTTACTCGAAAAGCGGGTGATGACGGAGTTTAACTACCGTTTCAGTAGCCGTGATAAGGCAGTGGTTTTTGCCGGTATTCGTCTGTCTCAAGGTCAAGCAGAGTTAGATGAGATTATCGCTCGACTCGAGAGTGATGGTTTTGAAGTGCAAGATCTTTCACATGATGAAACGGCTAAGTTGCATGTGCGCTATATGGTGGGAGGGCATCCACCAGAGAAACTTGAGGAGCGTTTGTTTAGTTTTGAGTTTCCTGAACATCCTGGTGCTCTGTTTAAGTTTTTAACGACCCTGCAGAGTAAATGGAATATTAGCTTGTTCCATTATCGCAATCATGGTGCGGCCTATGGTCGGGTATTAGCCGGATTTGAAGTGCCTGAAAGCGATGACGTGGCATTTCAACAGTTTTTAACTGAGTTAGGTTTTGTCTATCAAGAAGAGACTCAAAGTCCCGCTTATAAACTCTTCTTGGGTCATCAAGATTAG
- the ilvD gene encoding dihydroxy-acid dehydratase, whose protein sequence is MPKLRSATSTEGRNMAGARALWRATGVKDNDFGKPIIAISNSFTQFVPGHVHLKDMGSLVAGAIEEAGGIAKEFNTIAVDDGIAMGHGGMLYSLPSRELIADSVEYMVNAHCADALVCISNCDKITPGMMMAALRLNIPVIFVSGGPMEAGKTKLSDKIIKLDLVDAMVAGADERVSDEDSAKIERSACPTCGSCSGMFTANSMNCLTEALGLSLPGNGSMLATHADRRELFLEAGRRIMDLATRYYKHDDESALPRNIANFNAFENAMTLDIAMGGSSNTVLHLLAGAYEAKVDFTMADIDRLSRLVPHLCKVAPATPEYHMEDVHRAGGVMGILGELDRAGLIHNDAYHVAGKNLKEVLAKWDIAQTQDEAVRKFFSAGPAGIPTTKAFSQNCRWESVDDDREGGCIRKREFAFSQEGGLAVLSGNIALDGCIVKTAGVDEDNHTFIGSARVYESQDDAVAAILGGEVVAGDVVVIRYEGPKGGPGMQEMLYPTSYLKSRGLGKACALITDGRFSGGTSGLSIGHVSPEAAAGGTIGLVETGDRIEIDIPARSIKLAISDVQLAARRSAMEERGKQAWKPVARVREVSLALKAYALLATSADKGAVRDVSMLED, encoded by the coding sequence ATGCCAAAACTACGTTCAGCTACCAGTACCGAAGGCCGCAATATGGCTGGCGCACGCGCTTTATGGCGTGCCACTGGGGTTAAAGATAATGATTTCGGCAAGCCGATCATTGCCATTTCCAACTCATTTACTCAGTTTGTTCCAGGTCACGTACACCTTAAAGATATGGGGTCATTAGTGGCTGGTGCGATTGAGGAGGCTGGTGGTATTGCTAAAGAATTCAATACAATAGCTGTCGATGATGGCATCGCCATGGGTCATGGTGGCATGCTATACAGCTTACCATCGCGTGAGCTTATTGCAGATAGTGTTGAATACATGGTTAATGCACACTGCGCTGATGCGTTAGTGTGTATCTCAAACTGTGACAAAATAACGCCAGGTATGATGATGGCGGCACTGCGGCTAAATATTCCGGTGATTTTTGTTTCCGGCGGTCCGATGGAAGCTGGTAAGACCAAGTTATCAGATAAAATCATTAAGCTAGATCTGGTCGATGCGATGGTGGCAGGTGCAGATGAGCGAGTATCAGATGAAGACAGTGCCAAAATTGAGCGCAGTGCGTGCCCAACTTGTGGATCATGTTCAGGTATGTTTACCGCTAATTCGATGAACTGCTTAACCGAAGCGCTAGGACTCTCTTTGCCGGGCAATGGCTCTATGTTAGCCACTCATGCTGACAGACGAGAGCTATTCCTCGAAGCTGGCCGCCGTATTATGGATCTTGCTACACGCTATTATAAGCATGACGATGAGTCGGCTTTACCACGTAATATCGCTAACTTTAATGCTTTTGAAAATGCCATGACACTCGATATCGCCATGGGCGGGTCAAGTAATACGGTTTTACACTTACTTGCAGGCGCCTATGAAGCCAAGGTTGACTTTACGATGGCCGATATCGATCGTTTGTCTCGCCTGGTGCCACATTTGTGCAAGGTCGCCCCAGCGACGCCAGAATATCATATGGAAGATGTGCATCGCGCTGGCGGTGTCATGGGGATATTGGGTGAGCTTGATAGAGCGGGGTTGATTCATAACGACGCGTATCATGTTGCGGGTAAAAATCTAAAAGAAGTATTAGCCAAATGGGATATTGCTCAGACCCAAGATGAAGCAGTACGTAAGTTCTTTTCAGCTGGCCCTGCTGGCATTCCAACCACCAAAGCTTTTAGCCAAAATTGTCGCTGGGAAAGTGTCGATGATGACCGTGAAGGCGGTTGTATTCGTAAGCGAGAATTTGCCTTTAGCCAAGAAGGAGGCTTGGCGGTACTGTCTGGTAATATCGCTCTGGATGGCTGTATTGTTAAGACAGCAGGTGTAGATGAAGACAATCATACCTTTATCGGCTCTGCTCGTGTTTATGAAAGCCAAGATGATGCTGTTGCCGCTATTTTAGGGGGCGAAGTGGTTGCTGGTGATGTGGTGGTGATCCGTTATGAAGGCCCTAAAGGTGGCCCAGGTATGCAAGAGATGCTTTATCCAACCAGTTACCTTAAATCTCGCGGCCTAGGTAAGGCATGTGCATTAATTACAGATGGCCGTTTTTCTGGTGGGACATCGGGTTTATCAATCGGTCACGTTTCCCCCGAAGCGGCCGCTGGTGGCACGATTGGATTGGTCGAAACGGGTGATCGTATTGAGATTGATATTCCTGCCCGCTCAATTAAATTGGCCATTAGTGATGTTCAGTTAGCGGCACGTCGCAGTGCAATGGAAGAGCGTGGTAAGCAAGCTTGGAAACCTGTAGCTCGTGTAAGAGAAGTGTCATTAGCCCTTAAAGCTTACGCACTATTGGCGACCAGTGCCGACAAAGGTGCGGTGAGAGATGTCAGTATGCTGGAGGATTAA
- a CDS encoding branched-chain amino acid transaminase, with the protein MTAKKAEFIWFNGEIMPWGDAKVHVMSHGLHYGSSVFEGIRVYDTHLGPAGFRITPHIERLFDSAKIYRMPIPYTVTELMTSCRDIVKKNDLNSAYIRPLAFYGDVGMGICPPKDAVCDVMVAAFPWGAYLGEDSMEAGVDVAVSSWNRLAPNTIPTGAKAGGNYLSSIQISTEAKRNGFDEGIALDVNGLVSEGAGANLFVVKKGKIYTPPATAAILMGLTRDSIIVLARDLGYEVVEEAMSREFLYLADEIFMTGTAAEIVPVRSVDRIDIGVGKRGAVTKQVQESFFGLFNGETEDKWGWLEVL; encoded by the coding sequence ATGACCGCGAAGAAAGCAGAATTTATATGGTTTAATGGTGAGATCATGCCTTGGGGCGATGCCAAGGTACATGTGATGTCCCATGGTTTACATTACGGTTCATCTGTTTTTGAAGGGATCCGTGTCTACGATACTCATCTTGGGCCTGCAGGGTTTCGTATTACGCCTCATATCGAACGGTTATTTGATTCAGCCAAAATTTATCGGATGCCCATTCCTTATACTGTCACAGAGCTGATGACATCTTGCCGCGATATAGTCAAAAAGAACGATTTAAACAGTGCTTATATCCGTCCCTTGGCTTTTTATGGTGATGTGGGGATGGGAATATGTCCACCTAAAGATGCTGTATGTGATGTGATGGTTGCTGCTTTTCCTTGGGGAGCTTACTTAGGGGAAGACAGCATGGAAGCGGGGGTCGATGTGGCAGTGAGTTCTTGGAACCGCTTGGCACCTAATACCATCCCTACAGGTGCCAAAGCGGGGGGGAACTATTTATCCTCAATTCAGATCTCAACTGAAGCTAAACGAAATGGTTTTGATGAAGGGATCGCGCTAGATGTTAATGGGCTTGTCAGCGAAGGTGCAGGGGCTAACTTATTTGTGGTTAAAAAAGGCAAAATCTACACACCTCCTGCCACGGCAGCGATTTTAATGGGTTTGACACGTGATTCCATCATAGTGTTAGCTCGTGATTTAGGTTACGAAGTGGTAGAGGAAGCGATGTCACGAGAGTTCCTCTATCTTGCTGATGAAATATTTATGACAGGCACAGCCGCAGAAATCGTGCCTGTGCGCAGCGTCGATAGAATAGACATAGGTGTGGGTAAGCGTGGCGCGGTGACTAAGCAGGTGCAAGAGAGCTTCTTTGGCTTGTTTAATGGTGAGACTGAAGATAAGTGGGGTTGGTTGGAAGTGTTATAA
- the ilvM gene encoding acetolactate synthase 2 small subunit, which yields MIYTVNLLLDQRPEVLERVLRVIRHRGFNITKMNMQLEGAKHVSLAMTVESERTIELLTKQLSKLIDVIECSALAH from the coding sequence ATGATATACACGGTTAATTTATTGTTAGATCAACGCCCAGAGGTGTTGGAACGAGTATTAAGAGTAATACGCCATCGTGGGTTTAATATCACCAAGATGAATATGCAATTAGAGGGCGCTAAACACGTGAGTTTAGCGATGACAGTCGAGAGTGAGCGGACTATAGAACTGCTCACTAAGCAGTTAAGTAAGCTTATTGATGTTATCGAGTGCAGTGCCTTAGCGCATTAA
- the ilvG gene encoding acetolactate synthase 2 catalytic subunit codes for MRGADAVIKVLTAHGVTNIFGYPGGAIMPIYDALYGAPVEHLLSRHEQGAAFAAVGYARASGKTGVCFATSGPGATNLVTSLADALLDSVPVVAITGQVSTAVIGTDAFQEIDMLGMSLSCTKHSFMVTNMDELVPTLYKAFEIAASGRPGPVLVDIPKDIQIGLLEYKIPVQPPVETPILDTSKLDAALTLLAQAKQPMLYVGGGVGMASAVEPLRQFIKITGVPSVATLKALGSIENDTAGYLGMLGMHGSKAANIAVQECDLLIVVGARFDDRVTGRLASFAEHAKVIHLDIDAAELGKLRLPEVAIDGDLNHILPALSIPLEITSWQEEVTQLKHKHQWQYDRPGELIFAPSMLKMLADKLPEDSVVCCDVGQHQMWVAQHMWFRKPEDHLSSAGLGTMGFGLPAAIGAKVSRPDATVVAVSGDGSFMMNVQELTTIKRRKLAVKILLIDNQKLGMVKQWQQLFFEERYSETDLSDNPDFVTLASAFDIPGRTITKTEEVEAALNHLIQCEGPYLLHVRIDEAHNVWPLVPPGASNRDMMEEMDKST; via the coding sequence ATGCGCGGTGCTGATGCCGTGATCAAGGTATTAACCGCCCACGGTGTCACGAATATTTTTGGTTATCCTGGTGGGGCAATTATGCCCATCTATGATGCCCTTTATGGTGCTCCTGTCGAACATTTACTCAGCCGTCACGAACAAGGTGCCGCTTTTGCAGCCGTTGGTTATGCCAGAGCAAGTGGTAAGACCGGTGTTTGCTTTGCCACTTCAGGCCCTGGTGCGACAAATCTAGTGACCTCTTTGGCCGATGCTTTACTTGATTCTGTCCCAGTAGTCGCCATAACAGGCCAAGTGTCAACAGCTGTTATCGGTACTGATGCTTTTCAAGAGATTGATATGCTAGGCATGTCCCTATCCTGTACGAAGCACAGTTTTATGGTCACTAACATGGATGAACTCGTACCAACGCTGTATAAAGCATTTGAGATCGCAGCTTCAGGGCGTCCAGGTCCGGTGCTTGTCGACATTCCTAAAGATATTCAAATCGGATTACTTGAATATAAAATACCCGTGCAGCCGCCTGTAGAAACGCCAATATTGGATACCAGTAAGCTTGATGCTGCGTTAACCTTATTAGCACAAGCTAAGCAACCCATGTTATATGTTGGTGGTGGTGTCGGTATGGCGAGCGCTGTGGAGCCATTACGCCAATTTATTAAGATCACTGGTGTACCATCAGTGGCTACATTAAAAGCGTTAGGTTCGATTGAAAATGATACTGCTGGGTATCTTGGTATGTTAGGCATGCATGGTTCAAAGGCAGCTAATATCGCAGTGCAAGAGTGCGATTTACTGATCGTTGTCGGTGCGCGTTTCGATGACAGAGTCACAGGACGTTTAGCGTCATTTGCCGAACATGCTAAGGTTATCCACCTAGACATAGATGCTGCTGAACTCGGTAAGCTTCGTTTGCCAGAAGTGGCTATTGACGGCGATCTAAATCACATATTACCTGCTTTATCAATCCCCCTAGAGATCACTTCATGGCAAGAAGAGGTGACGCAGCTTAAACATAAACATCAATGGCAATATGACAGACCCGGAGAGCTAATATTTGCTCCCTCTATGCTCAAAATGTTAGCCGATAAGCTGCCTGAAGACAGTGTGGTGTGTTGTGATGTTGGCCAACATCAGATGTGGGTGGCTCAGCATATGTGGTTCCGTAAACCGGAAGATCATCTATCCAGTGCTGGATTAGGTACTATGGGCTTTGGTTTACCTGCAGCAATCGGTGCCAAAGTCTCTCGACCCGATGCCACCGTTGTCGCGGTTTCGGGTGATGGTTCCTTTATGATGAATGTTCAGGAGTTAACCACCATTAAGCGGCGTAAATTAGCCGTTAAAATACTGCTTATTGATAACCAAAAATTGGGCATGGTTAAGCAATGGCAACAGTTATTTTTTGAAGAGCGATACAGTGAAACGGATCTGTCTGATAACCCAGATTTTGTCACCTTGGCATCAGCATTTGATATCCCTGGTCGCACCATCACTAAGACAGAAGAAGTCGAAGCAGCCTTAAATCATTTAATTCAGTGTGAAGGCCCTTATTTGTTACATGTCAGAATTGATGAGGCTCATAACGTCTGGCCATTGGTTCCCCCTGGCGCATCGAATCGCGACATGATGGAAGAGATGGACAAATCAACTTGA
- the ilvC gene encoding ketol-acid reductoisomerase, with the protein MANYFNSLNLRQQLEQLAQCRFMDRNEFSQGCDFIKGWNIVILGCGAQGLNQGLNMRDSGLNIAYALRAEAIEEKRASYQKATGNGFRVGTIEELIPDADLVLNLTPDKQHTDAVTRIMPLMKQGATLAYSHGFNIVEEGMQVREDITVVMVAPKCPGTEVREEYKRGFGVPTLIAVHPENDPKGQGFDIAKAYASATGGDRAGVLHSSFIAEVKSDLMGEQTILCGMLQTGAILGYEKMVADGVEPGYAAKLIQQGWETTTEALKHGGITNMMDRLSNPAKIKAFEMAEDLKGILAPLFAKHMDDIIGGKFSKTMMEDWANDDVNLLQWRKDTGETAFENAPQSDESIDEQTYFDKGIFLVAMIKAGVELAFDTMVSAGIIEESAYYESLHETPLIANTIARKRLYEMNVVISDTAEYGCYLFNHAAVPMLREYVQKMSPELLGRGLSSRCNGVDNQRLIEVNAAIRGTGVEKIGAELRGYMTAMQRIVEEK; encoded by the coding sequence ATGGCTAACTATTTTAACTCTCTGAACTTGCGTCAACAATTAGAACAGCTCGCCCAGTGCCGCTTTATGGATCGTAATGAATTTAGTCAAGGCTGTGACTTCATTAAGGGCTGGAATATCGTTATCTTAGGTTGTGGCGCTCAAGGGCTGAACCAAGGTTTGAACATGCGCGACTCAGGCTTAAACATTGCCTATGCCCTTCGCGCTGAAGCCATTGAAGAAAAACGTGCTTCATATCAGAAAGCCACAGGTAATGGTTTCCGTGTAGGTACCATTGAAGAGCTTATTCCTGATGCGGATCTGGTGCTTAACCTAACGCCTGATAAACAACACACTGATGCTGTCACCCGGATCATGCCGTTAATGAAGCAAGGTGCAACACTGGCTTATTCACACGGTTTTAATATCGTTGAAGAAGGTATGCAGGTTCGTGAAGACATTACGGTTGTGATGGTTGCACCTAAGTGCCCAGGTACAGAGGTCCGTGAAGAATATAAGCGTGGGTTTGGTGTGCCGACGCTAATCGCAGTTCACCCTGAAAATGATCCTAAGGGTCAAGGTTTTGATATTGCTAAGGCTTATGCCAGTGCAACAGGTGGTGATCGCGCAGGTGTACTGCATTCATCATTTATCGCCGAAGTTAAATCTGACCTTATGGGTGAGCAGACCATTCTTTGTGGCATGTTACAGACTGGCGCTATTCTTGGTTACGAGAAAATGGTTGCTGACGGTGTAGAGCCTGGTTATGCGGCTAAATTGATTCAGCAAGGTTGGGAGACAACGACTGAGGCGCTTAAGCATGGCGGTATTACCAACATGATGGATCGCTTGTCTAACCCTGCCAAGATCAAAGCATTCGAGATGGCCGAAGATCTGAAAGGTATTTTGGCCCCATTATTTGCCAAGCATATGGATGATATTATCGGTGGAAAGTTCTCTAAAACCATGATGGAAGATTGGGCTAACGACGATGTAAATTTACTTCAATGGCGCAAAGACACGGGTGAAACCGCATTTGAAAATGCGCCTCAAAGTGATGAAAGCATTGACGAGCAAACGTATTTCGATAAAGGTATTTTTCTGGTCGCTATGATTAAAGCGGGTGTGGAGTTGGCGTTCGATACTATGGTTTCTGCGGGGATTATTGAAGAATCAGCTTACTATGAGTCGCTGCATGAAACCCCGCTTATTGCTAATACCATTGCACGTAAGCGCCTGTACGAAATGAACGTTGTTATCTCCGATACTGCAGAATATGGTTGTTACTTGTTTAACCATGCTGCAGTGCCTATGTTACGTGAATACGTACAAAAGATGTCTCCTGAGCTATTAGGGCGTGGGCTAAGTAGTCGTTGTAACGGTGTCGATAATCAGCGTTTGATTGAAGTGAATGCAGCGATACGTGGAACAGGGGTTGAGAAAATCGGTGCTGAACTTCGTGGCTATATGACAGCGATGCAACGTATTGTCGAAGAAAAATAA